In a single window of the Streptomyces sp. NBC_00353 genome:
- the kdpB gene encoding potassium-transporting ATPase subunit KdpB, whose protein sequence is MSAPATVEPAPVHDVPPPREERPRRVGAGMLDPKQLWLALPQALRKLNPVALFRNPVMFVTEVGAALTTGIAVVHPNLFGWLITAWLWLTVVFANLAEAVAESRGKAQADALRKTRQQTTAWRLAGWEPGAAEDSYLEEAVAASELRRGDIVSVPAGDLIPGDGDVIKGAASVDESAITGESAPVIRESGGDRSAVTGGTRVLSDHLVVRITQEPGESFLDRMIALVEGANRKKTPNELALNLLLVMLTFVFLVAVVTLQPMAIFSKDAMAAAHDTAALTADGVTAIVLVSLLVCLIPTTIGALLSAIGIAGMDRLVQRNVLAMSGRAVEAAGDVNTLLLDKTGTITFGNRRASAFLPVGAVSMERLAKASLLSSLADETPEGRSIVEYIHAEHASVVEDTRSATGAEWVPFTAATRMSGVDLPSGQRLRKGAAASVAAWVREQGGKVPTALDTTVDHVSASGGTPLAVAESRSDGTAEVLGVVHLKDVVKPGLRERFDELRRMGIRTVMITGDNPVTARAIAEEAGVDDFLAEATPEDKLELIKREQAGGHLIAMTGDGTNDAPALAQADVGVAMNTGTSAAKEAGNMVDLDSDPTKIIEIVEIGKQLLITRGALTAFSIANDIAKYFAILPAMFAAVYPGLDRLNIMDLHSPLSAILSAVIFNAVVIVALIPLALRGVRYRPSSASTLLTRNLWIYGLGGVIAPFLAIKFIDFALVQFIPGI, encoded by the coding sequence ATGTCCGCCCCCGCAACGGTCGAACCCGCCCCCGTCCACGACGTGCCGCCTCCGCGCGAAGAACGGCCGCGCCGGGTCGGTGCCGGAATGCTCGATCCCAAGCAGCTGTGGCTCGCGCTCCCCCAGGCGCTCCGCAAGCTGAATCCGGTGGCCCTGTTCCGCAACCCGGTCATGTTCGTCACCGAGGTCGGTGCCGCGCTCACCACCGGCATAGCGGTCGTCCACCCCAATCTCTTCGGCTGGCTGATCACCGCTTGGCTGTGGCTGACGGTGGTCTTCGCCAACCTCGCCGAGGCCGTGGCCGAGAGCCGTGGCAAGGCGCAGGCCGACGCTCTGCGCAAGACCCGGCAGCAGACCACCGCATGGCGGCTCGCGGGCTGGGAGCCCGGGGCGGCGGAGGACTCCTACCTCGAAGAGGCCGTCGCCGCCTCCGAGCTCAGGCGCGGCGACATCGTGTCCGTACCGGCCGGGGACCTGATCCCCGGTGACGGCGACGTCATCAAAGGCGCGGCCAGCGTCGACGAGTCCGCCATAACCGGTGAATCCGCGCCGGTCATCCGCGAGTCCGGAGGCGACCGGAGCGCCGTCACCGGAGGCACCCGGGTGCTCTCCGACCATCTGGTCGTACGGATCACCCAAGAGCCCGGAGAGAGCTTCCTGGACCGGATGATCGCCCTGGTCGAGGGTGCCAACCGGAAGAAGACCCCCAACGAGCTGGCACTCAACCTGCTGCTGGTCATGCTGACCTTCGTCTTCTTGGTCGCGGTCGTGACCCTGCAGCCGATGGCGATCTTCTCCAAGGACGCGATGGCCGCCGCGCACGACACCGCGGCGCTGACCGCGGACGGCGTCACCGCCATCGTGCTGGTCTCGCTCCTGGTCTGTCTGATTCCGACGACCATCGGTGCGCTGCTCTCGGCGATCGGCATCGCGGGCATGGACCGGCTGGTGCAGAGAAACGTACTGGCCATGTCCGGAAGGGCGGTTGAGGCCGCGGGCGACGTCAACACCCTGCTGCTCGACAAGACCGGCACGATCACCTTCGGCAACCGGCGGGCGAGCGCGTTCCTGCCGGTCGGGGCAGTCTCCATGGAGCGGCTGGCAAAGGCCTCGCTCCTTTCCAGCCTGGCCGACGAAACGCCCGAGGGCCGGTCGATCGTCGAGTACATCCACGCCGAGCACGCCTCGGTCGTCGAGGACACCCGTTCTGCGACCGGCGCCGAGTGGGTGCCGTTCACCGCCGCCACCCGTATGTCCGGGGTCGACCTCCCCAGCGGTCAGCGGCTGCGCAAGGGAGCCGCGGCGTCGGTCGCGGCATGGGTGCGCGAGCAGGGCGGCAAGGTACCTACCGCGCTGGATACCACCGTGGATCATGTCTCCGCGTCCGGCGGTACGCCGCTGGCCGTGGCGGAGTCGAGGAGTGACGGCACAGCCGAGGTACTCGGCGTCGTCCACCTCAAGGACGTCGTCAAACCCGGCCTGCGCGAACGCTTCGACGAGCTGCGCCGCATGGGCATCCGCACGGTGATGATCACCGGAGACAACCCCGTGACAGCCCGGGCGATCGCCGAGGAGGCGGGTGTCGACGACTTCCTGGCCGAGGCGACCCCCGAGGACAAGCTGGAGCTGATCAAGCGCGAACAGGCCGGCGGCCATCTCATCGCCATGACGGGCGACGGTACGAATGATGCCCCGGCACTCGCGCAGGCGGACGTCGGCGTGGCGATGAACACCGGTACGTCGGCCGCCAAGGAGGCCGGCAACATGGTCGACCTCGACTCCGACCCCACGAAGATCATCGAGATCGTCGAGATCGGCAAGCAACTCCTCATCACCCGAGGCGCGTTGACGGCCTTTTCGATCGCAAACGACATCGCCAAGTACTTCGCGATCCTGCCCGCGATGTTTGCGGCGGTGTACCCGGGGCTCGACCGGCTCAACATCATGGACCTGCACTCGCCGCTGTCCGCGATCCTCTCTGCGGTCATCTTCAACGCGGTGGTCATCGTGGCGCTGATCCCGCTCGCCCTGCGCGGCGTGCGCTACCGGCCTTCCTCCGCCTCCACCCTGCTCACCCGCAACCTGTGGATCTACGGACTCGGCGGCGTGATCGCCCCGTTCCTGGCCATCAAGTTCATCGACTTCGCCCTCGTCCAGTTCATCCCGGGGATCTGA
- a CDS encoding potassium-transporting ATPase subunit C: MTRIPHWLAQHIAALRVVLVLTLLTGLAYPLAMVAAAQVPGLGGTSEVTGANGRPAGSSLIGQTFTDAKGNAIKKYFQSRPSNAGTGYDATASGAGNQGPESVVDTKDKPSLLTLVCARSKAVGDLEGVDGSRPYCTDDGVGAVLGVFYDGGTRGRATQAVSLNQACPAKPFLTSYKGVRVTCAKPGADYSHAVIVPVRGNAPSDPVVPADAVTASGSGLDPHISPAYAKLQAPRIARERGASVAGVRKLIEKYTTGRALGVLGERGVNVVELNIALDRTYPKQGA; encoded by the coding sequence ATGACACGCATCCCACACTGGCTCGCCCAGCACATCGCAGCGTTGCGGGTGGTCCTCGTGCTGACTCTCCTGACCGGCCTGGCCTATCCGCTGGCCATGGTGGCGGCAGCCCAGGTCCCGGGCCTCGGCGGCACGTCGGAGGTGACCGGCGCCAACGGCAGACCGGCCGGATCCTCGCTGATCGGCCAGACTTTCACCGACGCCAAGGGCAACGCCATCAAGAAGTACTTCCAGTCCCGGCCCTCCAACGCCGGTACGGGATACGACGCCACGGCGTCCGGCGCCGGCAACCAGGGCCCCGAGTCCGTCGTCGACACCAAGGACAAGCCGAGCCTGCTCACCCTGGTGTGCGCGCGCAGCAAGGCGGTCGGCGACCTCGAAGGCGTCGACGGCTCGCGCCCGTACTGCACGGACGACGGCGTGGGTGCGGTACTCGGCGTCTTCTACGACGGCGGTACGCGCGGACGTGCCACCCAGGCCGTCAGCCTCAACCAGGCCTGCCCGGCGAAGCCGTTCCTCACCTCCTACAAGGGAGTTCGCGTCACATGCGCGAAGCCCGGCGCGGACTACAGCCACGCAGTGATCGTCCCCGTGCGCGGCAACGCCCCGTCGGACCCTGTCGTCCCCGCCGACGCGGTCACCGCGAGCGGCAGCGGCCTCGACCCGCACATCAGCCCGGCGTACGCGAAGCTCCAGGCCCCGCGGATCGCTCGTGAGCGAGGAGCGAGCGTGGCCGGCGTACGCAAGCTGATCGAGAAATACACCACCGGCCGCGCGCTCGGCGTGCTCGGCGAGCGCGGCGTCAATGTCGTCGAGCTCAACATCGCCCTCGACCGTACGTATCCGAAGCAGGGAGCCTGA
- the kdpA gene encoding potassium-transporting ATPase subunit KdpA: MAAWIQASLVLAVVVGLHVPLGDYMARVLDGGKHWRGERTLYRVCGIDPDKEQTWRHYLTALIAFSVMSIAALFALFTLQGKLPWSTGHEGMPWRLALHTAVSFTTNTSWQNYAGESTTGHLAVMAGLGVQAFASAAVGICVALALVRGLIRRSTDGLGNFWVDLLRTIFRVLVPIAVVGGLILMAGGVVQSLGAGHTFTTVAGGKQTILEGPVGSWEPLKLFSGDGGGVFNANSAHPFENPSAWTNAFEIVLMLLIPTACIRMFGRLIGSLKQSWTLLTVVGILFGLLLAAGTLAQSAHTGTVTQAVAGQYEGTETRFGIPGSTLFGVGATGSADGAANSSYDSFSSLGGGVLLSAMMLGEIAPGGTGSGLYGLIIVVLVAVFIGGLMVGRTPEYLRKRIGFGEMRWVVVYALIPPTVILACTGIALAFDDGRTSMGNPGAHGLTELIYAYTSNTNSNGSAMAGFNGATDFHNLLMVFAMLAGRYLPMACVLALAGRLAKQQPGVVTVGTLRAQGVNFVVLATAAAVILALLNFLPALSLGTIADGLL, encoded by the coding sequence ATGGCGGCCTGGATCCAGGCATCGCTCGTCCTCGCCGTGGTCGTGGGGCTGCACGTCCCGCTCGGCGACTACATGGCCCGCGTCCTCGACGGTGGGAAGCACTGGCGGGGAGAGAGAACCCTCTACCGCGTCTGCGGAATCGACCCGGACAAGGAGCAGACCTGGCGGCACTACCTCACCGCCCTGATCGCCTTCTCCGTCATGAGCATCGCGGCGCTCTTCGCCTTGTTCACCCTTCAGGGAAAGCTTCCCTGGTCGACGGGGCACGAGGGCATGCCATGGCGGCTCGCGCTGCACACCGCCGTCTCCTTCACGACGAACACCAGCTGGCAGAATTACGCGGGAGAGTCGACCACCGGGCATCTCGCCGTCATGGCGGGCCTGGGTGTCCAGGCGTTCGCGTCGGCGGCGGTCGGCATCTGTGTGGCCCTCGCCCTGGTCCGGGGCCTGATCCGGCGGTCCACGGACGGCCTCGGCAACTTCTGGGTCGACCTGCTGCGCACGATCTTCCGCGTCCTGGTGCCGATCGCGGTCGTCGGCGGCCTGATCCTGATGGCCGGCGGTGTCGTCCAGAGCCTCGGCGCCGGACACACCTTCACCACGGTCGCGGGTGGCAAGCAGACGATCCTCGAGGGACCTGTCGGCTCCTGGGAGCCGCTGAAGCTGTTCTCCGGAGACGGCGGCGGTGTCTTCAACGCCAACAGCGCCCACCCCTTCGAGAACCCGAGCGCCTGGACAAACGCGTTCGAGATCGTGCTGATGCTGCTCATCCCGACAGCCTGCATCCGCATGTTCGGCCGGCTCATCGGCAGCCTGAAGCAGAGCTGGACCCTGCTCACCGTCGTCGGGATCCTCTTCGGCCTGCTCCTCGCCGCGGGCACGCTCGCGCAGAGCGCCCACACCGGCACGGTCACCCAGGCGGTCGCCGGACAGTACGAAGGCACCGAGACCCGCTTCGGCATCCCCGGCTCGACACTGTTCGGCGTGGGGGCCACGGGTTCGGCGGACGGAGCGGCGAACTCCTCGTACGACAGCTTCTCCAGCCTCGGCGGCGGGGTGCTGCTGTCCGCGATGATGCTCGGTGAGATCGCGCCCGGCGGCACCGGCAGCGGGCTCTACGGCCTGATCATCGTGGTCCTGGTGGCCGTCTTCATCGGCGGCCTGATGGTCGGCCGCACGCCGGAATACCTGCGCAAACGGATCGGCTTCGGGGAGATGCGGTGGGTGGTCGTGTACGCGCTGATCCCGCCCACCGTAATTCTCGCCTGCACGGGGATCGCACTCGCCTTCGATGACGGCCGGACCTCGATGGGCAACCCAGGAGCGCACGGCCTGACCGAGCTCATCTACGCCTACACCAGCAACACCAACAGCAACGGCAGCGCGATGGCGGGCTTCAACGGCGCAACCGACTTCCACAACCTGCTGATGGTGTTCGCGATGCTGGCCGGCCGCTACCTCCCGATGGCCTGCGTCCTGGCCCTGGCCGGACGCCTCGCCAAGCAGCAACCGGGCGTCGTCACAGTCGGCACGCTGCGCGCGCAGGGCGTCAACTTCGTCGTCCTTGCCACTGCGGCGGCCGTCATCCTGGCACTGCTCAACTTCCTTCCGGCGCTGTCCCTCGGCACCATCGCCGACGGACTGCTGTAG
- a CDS encoding APC family permease — translation MAYGLARRELRPRVPLRPGEGERHHLTSVEGLAALSLDALSSVAYGPEAIVLVLIAAGTGALTATLPVTLVIAALLAVLVVSYGQVIAVHPDGGGAYAVAKKDLGPRTSYLAAASLVVDYVLTVTVSLAAGAASLVSAFPSLGSHLLEICLVGLALLTAVNLRGVAESARVLMLPTGLFIVSILGIIALGLLRSHPAAVVGTAQPVHGTEALGVLLLLKAFSSGCSALTGVEAIANGVPAFREPRVKRAQRTELMLGALLGLMLIGLAVLIRRDHVAPRGGVTVLAQLTAGSYGTGWPYYTTNLIVTLALAFAANTSFGGLPVLMSLLARDHRLPHLFGLRRERPVYRWGVVALALLAALLLIAVNADTHRMIPLFAIGVFIGFTISQVGLVRHWARERPSGWVRRAVLNGVGAILTTVAGIVLLTTKFLEGAWVVVAAVPLLMLLFARIQRYYTAVGRELGLGEVPPPVRVTDSLVIVPVGEVSKLTQHALTAARALGHEVVAVAVHGDPAKARALEESWDRWDPGVRLDVIDSPQRSLVQPIVDYVQRAAEGGRQIAVLIPEVEPLHRRYQILQNQRGLLLAAALRARTDVVVCVVPYRLSL, via the coding sequence ATGGCGTACGGCCTGGCCCGCCGCGAACTGCGGCCGAGAGTTCCGTTGCGGCCCGGGGAAGGTGAACGGCACCATCTGACCAGCGTCGAGGGGCTCGCCGCGCTGTCCCTGGACGCGTTGAGCTCGGTCGCGTACGGACCCGAGGCGATCGTGCTCGTCCTGATCGCCGCCGGGACCGGGGCGCTGACCGCCACGCTGCCGGTGACATTGGTCATTGCCGCGCTGCTGGCGGTGCTCGTCGTGTCCTACGGACAGGTGATCGCCGTTCACCCGGACGGGGGCGGCGCCTACGCGGTGGCGAAGAAGGATCTCGGCCCCAGGACGAGTTACCTCGCGGCGGCCAGTCTCGTCGTCGACTACGTGCTGACCGTGACCGTCAGCCTGGCAGCCGGCGCGGCCAGTCTCGTCTCCGCCTTCCCTTCCCTCGGCTCGCATCTGCTGGAAATCTGTCTCGTCGGGCTTGCTCTTCTCACGGCCGTGAATCTGCGCGGCGTGGCCGAGAGTGCGCGGGTGCTGATGCTGCCCACGGGGCTGTTCATCGTGAGCATCCTCGGCATCATCGCGCTCGGGCTGCTGCGCTCCCACCCGGCGGCCGTCGTCGGGACCGCCCAACCTGTGCACGGCACTGAGGCGTTGGGCGTGCTGCTGCTCCTGAAGGCATTCTCCTCCGGCTGCTCCGCGCTGACCGGAGTGGAGGCCATCGCCAACGGTGTGCCCGCCTTCCGCGAGCCGCGTGTCAAGCGGGCGCAGCGCACCGAGCTGATGCTTGGCGCGCTGCTCGGGCTGATGCTGATCGGGCTGGCCGTCCTGATCCGCCGCGACCATGTGGCCCCGCGCGGCGGCGTGACAGTACTCGCGCAGCTCACCGCGGGCTCGTACGGGACGGGCTGGCCGTACTACACGACCAACCTCATCGTCACCCTCGCGCTGGCCTTCGCCGCCAACACCAGCTTCGGCGGCCTGCCCGTCCTGATGAGTCTGCTCGCCAGGGACCACCGGCTGCCTCATCTCTTCGGTCTGCGCAGAGAGCGCCCCGTCTACCGCTGGGGAGTGGTGGCCCTCGCTCTGCTCGCGGCGCTGCTACTGATCGCCGTGAACGCGGACACGCACCGGATGATCCCGTTGTTCGCGATCGGGGTGTTCATCGGCTTCACCATCAGCCAGGTCGGGCTCGTACGACATTGGGCGCGGGAGCGGCCGTCCGGCTGGGTGCGGCGCGCCGTGCTCAACGGGGTCGGCGCGATCCTGACCACCGTGGCCGGCATCGTCCTGCTGACCACCAAGTTCCTGGAGGGGGCCTGGGTGGTGGTTGCCGCCGTTCCGCTGCTGATGCTGCTGTTCGCCCGCATCCAGCGGTACTACACAGCGGTCGGCAGGGAACTGGGGCTGGGTGAAGTCCCGCCGCCCGTACGCGTTACCGACTCCCTCGTCATCGTGCCGGTCGGCGAGGTCAGCAAACTCACCCAGCACGCTCTGACGGCCGCCCGTGCCCTCGGCCACGAGGTCGTCGCGGTCGCCGTGCACGGTGATCCCGCCAAGGCTCGTGCGCTGGAGGAGAGTTGGGACCGCTGGGATCCCGGTGTACGTCTGGATGTCATCGACAGCCCGCAGCGCTCACTGGTGCAGCCCATCGTCGACTACGTCCAGCGGGCGGCGGAGGGAGGGCGGCAGATCGCCGTCCTCATCCCCGAGGTGGAGCCCCTCCACCGCCGCTACCAGATCCTGCAGAATCAGAGGGGCCTGCTGCTGGCGGCCGCGTTGAGGGCCCGTACCGACGTCGTCGTATGTGTCGTGCCGTACCGGCTGAGCCTGTGA
- a CDS encoding NAD(P)-binding domain-containing protein, which translates to MTTTADLPVVVIGAGPAGLAAAAHLVERGIEPLILEAGPAAASAVRDWSHVRLFSTWGEVTDPAAEKLLAPTGWTRPDAGTYPSGGDWAEQYLQPLADVLGDRVRLSATVTGVSRTGRDRIVDAGREAQPFVVHFTSADGSEERVFARAVIDASGTWTTPSPAGASGLPALGEKTAADRIAYRVPDLKDPAVRARYAGRRTAVIGSGASAFTALATLADVAKDEPGTHAVWILRRGISGSTFGGGTADQLPARGALGLAAKAAVDNGHADAVTGFRTEAIERDGDGRLVLVGEDGRRLDPVDEVIVLTGFRPDLSFLSEIRLGLDERLQAPTELAPLIDPNQHSCGTVYPHGHRELSHPEPGIYLVGMKSYGRAPTFLAMTGYEQVRSVTAAIAGDTESADRVELTLPESGVCGGAGLFDDPAAGQADGTGCCAAPAVALVQIGAGTSLPIAATADESPSGGCCGA; encoded by the coding sequence ATGACCACCACTGCAGACCTGCCGGTTGTCGTCATCGGGGCCGGCCCCGCCGGGCTGGCCGCCGCCGCACACCTGGTCGAGCGCGGCATCGAGCCGCTGATCCTGGAAGCAGGGCCGGCCGCAGCATCCGCAGTACGTGACTGGTCACATGTGCGGCTGTTCTCCACCTGGGGCGAGGTAACCGACCCGGCCGCCGAGAAGCTCCTGGCGCCGACCGGCTGGACCAGGCCCGACGCCGGCACGTACCCGTCCGGCGGGGACTGGGCCGAGCAGTACCTCCAGCCCCTGGCCGATGTCCTGGGCGACCGCGTCCGTTTGAGCGCCACTGTCACCGGTGTCTCGCGCACCGGCCGCGACCGTATTGTCGACGCCGGCCGCGAAGCCCAGCCCTTCGTCGTCCACTTCACCAGTGCTGACGGCAGCGAGGAGCGTGTCTTCGCCCGCGCGGTCATCGACGCCTCCGGCACTTGGACCACCCCGAGCCCGGCCGGCGCCAGCGGTCTTCCCGCCCTCGGCGAGAAGACGGCGGCCGACCGCATCGCCTACCGTGTCCCGGACTTGAAGGACCCGGCCGTCCGTGCCCGCTACGCCGGCAGGCGCACCGCCGTCATCGGCTCCGGCGCCTCCGCGTTCACCGCCCTGGCCACTCTCGCCGACGTCGCGAAGGACGAGCCCGGCACGCACGCGGTGTGGATCCTGCGCCGCGGCATCAGCGGCTCCACCTTCGGCGGTGGCACCGCCGACCAGCTCCCTGCCCGCGGCGCCCTCGGCCTGGCCGCGAAGGCCGCCGTCGACAACGGCCACGCCGACGCGGTCACCGGCTTCCGCACCGAAGCCATCGAGCGTGACGGTGACGGCCGCCTGGTCCTGGTCGGCGAGGACGGACGGCGGCTGGACCCGGTGGACGAGGTGATCGTGCTGACCGGCTTCCGCCCCGACCTGTCCTTCCTCTCCGAGATCCGCCTCGGCCTCGACGAGCGCCTCCAGGCACCCACTGAGCTGGCCCCGCTGATCGACCCAAACCAGCACTCCTGCGGCACCGTCTACCCCCACGGCCACCGCGAACTGTCCCACCCCGAACCCGGCATCTACCTGGTCGGCATGAAGTCCTACGGCCGCGCCCCGACCTTCCTCGCCATGACCGGCTACGAGCAGGTCCGCTCCGTCACCGCCGCCATCGCCGGGGACACCGAATCCGCCGACCGCGTCGAACTCACCCTCCCCGAGAGCGGAGTCTGCGGCGGCGCCGGACTCTTCGACGACCCGGCAGCCGGCCAGGCCGACGGCACAGGCTGTTGCGCCGCTCCGGCAGTCGCTCTCGTACAGATCGGCGCCGGCACCTCTTTGCCGATTGCAGCAACTGCCGACGAATCGCCGTCCGGCGGCTGCTGCGGAGCCTGA
- a CDS encoding ArsR/SmtB family transcription factor, which translates to MSKSELAELPVLDTGTVVPCCPPITAGELSQDDAEKMALMFKALSDPVRLRLFSKVASHAGGEACVCDISDVGVSQPTVSHHLKKLREAGLLTSERRGTWVYYQVAPSVVAAMSAMLDLRSTAAPRSGAAG; encoded by the coding sequence ATGTCGAAATCAGAGCTTGCGGAACTGCCAGTCCTGGACACAGGGACCGTGGTGCCGTGTTGCCCGCCGATCACCGCCGGCGAGCTGTCACAGGACGACGCGGAGAAGATGGCCCTGATGTTCAAGGCGCTGTCGGACCCGGTACGGCTGCGCCTGTTCTCCAAGGTCGCCTCGCACGCGGGCGGCGAGGCGTGCGTGTGCGACATCTCCGATGTCGGCGTCTCCCAGCCGACCGTCTCCCACCACCTGAAGAAACTGCGTGAGGCCGGACTCCTGACCTCGGAGCGGCGCGGGACCTGGGTCTACTACCAGGTCGCCCCGTCCGTCGTGGCGGCCATGTCCGCCATGCTCGACCTGCGCTCGACCGCCGCCCCACGCTCCGGCGCGGCCGGTTAG